A stretch of the Acanthochromis polyacanthus isolate Apoly-LR-REF ecotype Palm Island chromosome 22, KAUST_Apoly_ChrSc, whole genome shotgun sequence genome encodes the following:
- the LOC127532145 gene encoding OX-2 membrane glycoprotein-like isoform X1, whose amino-acid sequence MQQQQCHMVNFCIYFFVLGVFQKGLTSVIQTQQTVVAAVGQEAQFNCQLLQSKQVLQVTWQKVLPDGEKNLGTCNQFFGQTVNDEFTDKVEFKNASLQSCSIVLRRVTQQDEGCYRCLFITVRGSSVAGRTCLQVYELHEPVLHVRESNSAGESVVSCSATGRPAPTVTLNVTQQHLHFSHNNTVSVNNNDTVTVTTKAVLPGFCGNSIQVGCAARVLSGPQMEAFVMIPEMKPPDGSDDKCGPNQRGFRWPLIIVFILVAVCFGAVIMSRKNLRTGTMR is encoded by the exons atgcagcagcagcaatgtCACATGGTCAActtctgtatatatttttttgttcttggaGTCTTTCAGAAAG GTCTAACATCAGTGATCCAAACACAGCAGACTGTGGTGGCAGCAGTGGGACAAGAGGCTCAGTTCAACTGTCAGCTCCTTCAATCCAAACAGGTCCTGCAGGTCACCTGGCAGAAAGTCTTACCTGATGGAGAGAAGAATCTCGGCACCTGCAACCAATTCTTTGGCCAAACAGTGAATGACGAATTCACAGACAAAGTGGAGTTTAAAAATGCTTCTCTGCAGAGCTGCTCCATTGTGTTGAGGCGGGTGACGCAGCAGGATGAAGGCTGCTATCGATGCTTGTTCATCACCGTCCGTGGAAGCTCTGTGGCAGGAAGAACCTGCCTCCAAGTCTACG AGCTACATGAACCCGTCCTCCATGTCCGAGAGTCCAACTCTGCTGGAGAGTCCGTTGTGTCGTGTTCAGCCACAGGTCGACCTGCTCCCACCGTGACTCTGAATGTGACACAGCAGCACCTTCACTTCTCACACAACAACACTGTCAGCGTCAACAACAACGATACAGTCACTGTCACCACGAAGGCAGTGCTGCCAGGTTTCTGTGGCAACAGTATCCAAGTTGGATGTGCAGCCCGAGTGCTGTCTGGTCCTCAGATGGAGGCGTTTGTGATGATTCCTGAGATGAAACCGCCTGATG GTTCAGATGACAAATGTGGACCAAATCAGAGAGGTTTCA GATGGCCTTTGATCATTGTGTTCATTCTGGtggctgtttgttttggtgctGTGATCATGTCAAGAAAAAACCTCAGAACGG GAACCATGAGATGA
- the LOC127532145 gene encoding OX-2 membrane glycoprotein-like isoform X2, with protein sequence MQQQQCHMVNFCIYFFVLGVFQKGLTSVIQTQQTVVAAVGQEAQFNCQLLQSKQVLQVTWQKVLPDGEKNLGTCNQFFGQTVNDEFTDKVEFKNASLQSCSIVLRRVTQQDEGCYRCLFITVRGSSVAGRTCLQVYELHEPVLHVRESNSAGESVVSCSATGRPAPTVTLNVTQQHLHFSHNNTVSVNNNDTVTVTTKAVLPGFCGNSIQVGCAARVLSGPQMEAFVMIPEMKPPDGSDDKCGPNQRGFRTMR encoded by the exons atgcagcagcagcaatgtCACATGGTCAActtctgtatatatttttttgttcttggaGTCTTTCAGAAAG GTCTAACATCAGTGATCCAAACACAGCAGACTGTGGTGGCAGCAGTGGGACAAGAGGCTCAGTTCAACTGTCAGCTCCTTCAATCCAAACAGGTCCTGCAGGTCACCTGGCAGAAAGTCTTACCTGATGGAGAGAAGAATCTCGGCACCTGCAACCAATTCTTTGGCCAAACAGTGAATGACGAATTCACAGACAAAGTGGAGTTTAAAAATGCTTCTCTGCAGAGCTGCTCCATTGTGTTGAGGCGGGTGACGCAGCAGGATGAAGGCTGCTATCGATGCTTGTTCATCACCGTCCGTGGAAGCTCTGTGGCAGGAAGAACCTGCCTCCAAGTCTACG AGCTACATGAACCCGTCCTCCATGTCCGAGAGTCCAACTCTGCTGGAGAGTCCGTTGTGTCGTGTTCAGCCACAGGTCGACCTGCTCCCACCGTGACTCTGAATGTGACACAGCAGCACCTTCACTTCTCACACAACAACACTGTCAGCGTCAACAACAACGATACAGTCACTGTCACCACGAAGGCAGTGCTGCCAGGTTTCTGTGGCAACAGTATCCAAGTTGGATGTGCAGCCCGAGTGCTGTCTGGTCCTCAGATGGAGGCGTTTGTGATGATTCCTGAGATGAAACCGCCTGATG GTTCAGATGACAAATGTGGACCAAATCAGAGAGGTTTCA GAACCATGAGATGA